aaaatagggcgcggtggctcaagcctgtaatcccagcactttgggaggccgagacgggcggatcacgaggtcaggagatcgagaccatcctggctaacacggtgaagccccgtcgctgctaaaaatacaaaaactagccgggcgaggtggcaggcgcctgtagtcccagctattagggaggctgaggcaggagaatggcgtaaacccgggaggcggagcttgcagtgagctgagatccggccactgcactccagtccgggcgacagagcgagactccgcctcaaaaaaaaaaaataaaaataaaaaataaaaaataaaaaataaaaataaataaatagttaatgAGAACACAGCTGAAACTCATCTACATATTATCTGCAGGTATTTCCTTGAAACAACAGAGTCAGGGCAGACACCTCATGACCCAGAAAACCTAAAGTATTTGCTGTCTGGTCCTGTAACAGGTAAAATATGCAAACCTCTTAGCTAACTCATTGTAGTAAGAATTATTTTCCtgttaatgaaaataaatctcaGCTTTTCATTCCACAGCACAACAACACAAAAAAGCGTCCTCCTACCACTCAAACACACTGAATgactgaacaaaaaaaaaaatggataaaatcatACTTTACAATCGTACCATAACCATAATCCAACTTACATATACCTGATAGGGAGATAAGTAGAATCAAGATTTAAAAAGATGATGACTTTACCTTTCTCTTGGCTGTCTTTCTGTGTCCTTTTCCTTGTAGCAACACATTTTAACCAGtcttcttttgtactttttattcctgaaactatttaaatattcattttcagaACTCTAGATATTGCTAATCATCTCCTTTAGTactaaaacaaaggaaaatcatGTAAgctgaaaatagattttggaaggcACTAGATACAACCATATATAACACAACACTAAATAAAGGACTGGAAAAATGATTTCTCCTATTTGAAACgcttatctcaaaattaaaaaatgagtttatCTTTACTATGTAATTATGTTCCCCTCACATGGGCTGAACAGGTTAATACATCTCAAGATATTAAAGGACACGAGATAGAAAGTTACACTGCCCCCACCCACTTCCAATGTTCCGATTATATCCACACCTCAAGTTCTAAGGATCCAAATGAAAGGACCTACTGAAATCAccaatattttacaaaatgaatataTCCCTATCTCCTTTTCCAGGAAAACGTATCCTGTTTATGCTATTGTTTTATGAACCCCAACAAATATAGTCAGAAAAGCAGAGCAAAGGCTCCAGTTTCCATTCAAATCCTTCAATTTCCCAATCTGAGTTTCTCAGCACAATgctttatatataatatccaCTACTTCTACACGTTCCCTTAGTACCACAAATAACTAGTTAtcaattttctccttccttcttgcaCTACATTGAGAAGTCTACCATTAAGCTACCTAATATTCATAACTGCCAGCTTGGCTTTACAGATTTTAAATTCTAACACTGGACAATGCTGCTTTCATGGTTCTTCTATCTTATGAGTAGGCTAGATGTTACCATTTTAACTATAGTGATAACACAGTCATCAACTGTTTCAAAGAGGACAATTAGTTGACCCATTTCCAAATGAACAAAAAGACTTTAGTATTAATCATTACTTATCCTCTAACATTCAGAAGAAAATTTCAAGTTCACAGGGCTTTCAAATTACAAATCCAAAGGAGAATTAACAAAACCAAGACTCTTAACGTTATCAGCTACTTGACACTTTTCTGACATGCCCACAAGGAATGTGGAATATTTTTCACAGTACAGCCTTCTTGGTACTAACTGAAATATTTCTATCTGGCAAGTTTCATATAGCTTGTCATGACTACCAATTTTCTACAATTTACAGTAAGGTGgcaataaacataaaacaaatagtGCCCAATGAAACACTGGTTTACCAGGCTAAACAAATACTAGGTAGTGGCATAACACATTGAAGTCTTTCCCAGCAGCCCAGACAGCATGAGAGGTGCTAGCCCAAATATTGACCTACAACTCTTTACAATGTTGTAGACACCACCAAGAAAATCATACTGGACCTTGCACAGGGGCTTGCTCCTTCCTGGGATGAGGCTTTACATCCTTCCGTTCCTCCACAGAGTTTGTATTCTTTAGTAAGATATCTGGACATAATTTAAACTCCAGCatgtttgatttttctgtgttACCTCTCAAAGGCAAAAAGGTCTTATGTTTATTTTCCTGTCTCTTCTCTTTATCTTTATGAAGCTTCCTGGGTGAACTTTCTAATTTGGTGAGACAAATGCTCTCACGTTCAGTGCATTTAAACGCAACTCTATtcagatataatttattttgatcttttacTTGGGGAGGCATTTGGCTGAATTGAGCTTCATTGCTTATATTGGTTAATTTCTTGTCTAATTTAGTCTTATCAATCCATATTTTGTCCGGCTGCTTCCCACCAACATTTTCTTGTTTAACATTCCTTAGAATGTTGTACGTTTTAGACTCCTGAGAATGGTGGATTTTGAGGTTTTTACCATGGCTTGTCAAGCCATTTAATGATTCTTTAGAGGTCTGTACACCGCTGCTGTGTTTCTCATTTGATTTCCCACAACTTCCAACCTGCACAGCAAGTTTACTTGGTCTCGTATGTTCAGAATCACATGGTACATTTTTCACACAGATTTTCTTCGATGCTTTATTACTCATAGCTTCTTTATGCTTCTGCCTTTGTAAATACTCCTTAGGAGTTAGAATTCTACTAAATTTAGATGAACTCGCTTTCGTGTCTACAGACTTAGCATTTGATACTATCTTTTCTTTAACAATGGCTCTTTCGTTTGGGTTTGACAAAGAGTCACCTAATTTGAATGTAGCTCCCATACTTCCTTTCTGTTCTTGTTTAtcatgtttcttcttctttacttCCATATCTAATACATTCCCTTGGTCTAACTTCCGTTTTTGTTTGAAGCTAACTGATTTGaatttcaattttatcttttctggtGATGATGACTGTCCCAAAGAACTATGCTTCTTATATAGATCTTTATTTGGCAAAAAagctgtttttgcttttaatggaCGTGAGTTCTGTGTTATATGTTTCTTCTGTCGGGTTTCTTGAGAAGCTTGTTCATAAGATGGTGTCATTTTATTACTAGAGTGAAAGGTTACCTCGTGAAACctcaggttttttcttttgtgattttgcaAGGGATCTAGTTTATCACATTTAGATGAAAACTGACCAGCAGTTAATTCTTGTTCTGTCCTTGGTAagcttttatgttttgttttggatgTATCTTTTCTATTGTTGTCTTGTAGTTCAGGAAAATGACTTTTCCCATGTGGAGGAGTTGGAGGAGTCTTTGGATTATTTACAAGGCTCTTAAATTGAACAACAGTGACATCTCTATCAGAGGTTCTCTCTCCTTGTTTACAACTGTTGGTCTCCAAAGAACACtgctctttttgtttctcttcctctgaAGTTGAGTTCTTGATGGAATTACACTGACACTGGGGTACTCCTTCGTAAATCATGGAGAGCCATCCCAACGCACAGCAGTGGATATCGTCTTTCTCTGAGTCCAGTACCACAGAATCAGGACTTTCTCCTCCTGCAGGTGTCTGGGTAACTACTTCTGTGATGAGCTCTTCTTTCTGAGGTTCTGCCAAGTCCTCTACTACAAAGGGTTGATCATCCTGTTcaggaaatatttctttcatttgctcTGAGCTTAATACTGTAATTTGTATTTGATCTGCTGGGTCTTTGGAGTCAGAACTGGTTTTATCAGCAGTTTGATCTTCTGAGGTCTGGTATGCAGTTTGCTGGCCCACAGAACCTTCACGTGTATTCACAGCCTCAATGCCATAAGGAAACTCTTTTAAAAGTTCTGACAGCTGGTCGTGTAGGTATAAGACAGGTGCCTTACCATTGTGAATTTCATTTCTTGCAGGATCTTGGGGAGTATAATTGCCGGATGCATCTATTTCCTGAGGGTAAATATCCTCCTGAATAGCAGCCAACGAGCATGTATCATTAGCTGTGCTTTTTTCAGTGGCATGCTCCACACTACTTTTCTCTAGAATTCCTCTGTTTGTTTCAAGATTGTTACAAGATGACTCTAAGGGTGGCTCTAACTTTGACTGATCACATATTTTATGTGAAACATCTGTGCACTGTACAggtttatctttttgaaaaccAAAGTCTTTATTTTCAGGTGTATTAtctaattgtttttctggttctctGCTGCCATTCCCTTGCTGATTGGGTACAGAAGGTTTCTGTGGCTCAACTATTTTCAAAGGAAGAGAGCTGAATATCTTTGCTATTTGGGAATTGTAAGAGGTATCACCCTCAACCAGAGAACAAATATTGTCAATCTGTAATATATCACTACTCACAGCAGTACTATTCCTTGATTCCTGTGAGGTCTGCTGATCGTTCATAGGAGAATGGATAGCTGACTCTAATTTGTTATGCTTTCCTTGATTGACATTAGGTGTAACTTCTGAATTACAATTTGTTGACTCATTCTGCTTTTCCTTCTGAGTTAGTGGAAAAATCTTGGTTGATGTTGCTATACTTGCTACTGGTCCACTAACATCGACTTTCAAAGCAGCAGCTGCCTTTGCATTTTCTGCCAATTGATTTTGTAGACTGCAGACACTACCTTCTTTAATAACGGGATACACTGTTTCAGGTAATGCTGCAGGTGTTATTCCTTTGACAGACAATGTTTTGACCTCTGACAGAACTAACGGTGACACTACAGCAATCTGAAGTTCTGTTCCCTTTGTTACATTTATACCTGAAGACTCATAATTGTGCACTACCATCGATAAAGCTGTCTGTTGTGAGGgattacttattttattctgaGAATTTGAATTTCCCACAACCGAACAAGGACTCTTAACGTGGATGTTAGCAGGTTTTGAAATTCCAACTACTGTTGTGTTTGTTCTGAGTTTATCACACtgcttttcttttgtagtttctGAAGGTTGCTTTTTCCACAGGGAAAGACAGGTTGCTAGCACTTCCATGGAACAGCTGTCACTTTTAGCAGGCATTCCTTTTGTTGAGGATTCTTGTCCACTGCAAAAAGAGTTGTCCAAAACCTTGCCACTTACATTAGAAGTACTTGGAGTTTCCATGGTCTTCAAATTCAGTTGGTTACCAGCCATTTGGGTATTTGGATTCATTTCACAACTGTCTGGTTTAGAATCCTGAATAGTTTGATTAGCTTCTTTTAACACTGTCTTCTGAGTCTTACGTGCCTGTGAAAGCAAAGCGAGAAGtagcatattttcattttgaatttttgactTATATTCCTCAGTGGACATGGACTTAGGAACAGAAATTGTTTCACAAACTGCTGGTGAATTCTGCTCAACTTTGGTAACATTTTCTGATGAAAGCCGAGTATTCAACACTGCCTGGGTCATCTCAACAGTTGATGTCTTTGAAGTGAGAACTTTCACATCATGAGACAGGTCTGGCATTGGCCGCTTTTCAGTATAGACAGGATTTGGTAAAACAGAATCAACTTGGTTAAACCTTCTGCAATTGACTTCCTGAATGTCAGAATTCATCATACATTGAGTCTTATTTGTTTCTATAGATTCCACTACTGTTGGTGGTTGTCTCTCTGCATTCTCTGGCGTTACTGGAGTTACCTGGGGTCCAGACTGGATTTTGGcagtttgttttagagacaattTAGAATTCTGAGCTGGTTCACTGTAAGAAGTATTAGTCATTTTAATACAACCTGCTGCCATCAAAAGATctttattgattttaattttccttgCAAGTTCTGAaaacttctgttttatttctactAATGTTTTAATATCCCTTACTAGCTTTTCTTTTGTGACATTTGTGTCCAGTACTTGATTTGAAGTTGGATTACAAGAATCCgttattttctcttcattagtTTGAGCAAGAGTCTGAACACCATCCACAGAAGATCTAATGGGATCGTTAACAGGTTGTTTGCTGGTGGTATTTACTTTCAAGTTAGTGAAATTTCCAATTGTGCTGACATTTTCATTAGGGTTTTGCCACTGCTGTTGAAAGCTGCTCCTTATTTCAGATGAGAGCATTTCTCGACTCTGAGGAACTTCCATAGACAAGTGTTTAGTAACATGCTGAGTACTTTGCAAAGGCTGGCTTATGTATCTACAGTtgtaaggaggaggaggaggtcttTTGTCAGTTTGCGTGGCATACTGCTGTGATGGTACAGCTGCAGTCTGCTTTGATGGTAAAGTTAATACAGAATTTGGAAGCTGACTGTTTTTAACTTGTAATGATGTACGAGgcataaagttttgtttttgaatgGTAGAATCTTGTAAAAAGCTTTGTGGTGAGTAACGGTACAGCTTTGGAGGTGGTCTGTAATCTGGATAAGTCAGTCCCTTAGATATACCCTGTTGTGTCCAATCAACCTGTTGCTCTGAAAAAGACTGGTTAAGTCCCTGATTTCCTTGGTAAGCTACAGGAAGTCGTGTAGGATTAGAAGGGATCATTTGCATTTGCATAGAATAGGTATCTGATGTTACCAGTTGACTCTGTAGTGCAGGCATATTGGGTGCATTAGTTCCAAAATCAGTTTGATGAGATACAGTTGCCCCTATATGAGAATGCACAGGATTCCTCATTGGTGAGTTCAACCATATATTTTGTGTAACTCCCGAAGACATCTGCAAATTGTGAGTTAGTTGTTTGGGTCCGTTAACATTTGCATATGTTATTCTTTCTACTGAAGTGTGTGAGGCCACAACTGTCCCATTATGCACATCAGAAACAGAGATTTGTTGAGGATAATTGTGGATATTCAGCAGTGGCTGTGAAATTGGATTTGAATTACTGGGATACATGCATGCTTCTTGATTACTTCCAGGATAGCTGAAAGAACTTTGAGGTGTTGCGGCAATTTGGTTTATCAAAGACTGATGCAAAAAAGGTGGCTGGCTTTTAGGATACAGTGGTGGTAATGTAGCActctttggtttttcattccaATTCATTGTCGGTTTGATATAGTAGCAGTGTATTACAAGTCAGTTATAAGTCAGTTACAAGTCAGTTGTTTGTATGTCAGGAATCtgtaagaaataaagatattttattaaaatgctgTTTTGCCTAGATAGAATATCTAAGAAAATTAGTAACTGTCCATCCTAATTACTGAATCTTCAGAGCAGACTCATCTTTAATTTGGGAAGTGGTAGAGCAATAGACACAACAATAAATAAGGCAAGTGTCAATGAAATTTCTAAAGTGTTTAACAGCAATTCATTCCACAAAATAACAGCTAGCTTTCTGTTACATTTAAATGCCAATCaccttctgtttttaattttttttttttttaatttttgttttttttttgagatggagtctcactgtcgcccaggctggagtgcagtggcgcaatcttggctcactgcaagcctcctgggtttacgtcattctcctgcctcagcctccccagcagctgggacaacaggtgtacacagccacgcctggctaattttttgtatttttagcagagacagggtttcaccgtgttgttagccaggatggtctcgatctcctgatctcgtgatccgccctcctcggcctcccaaagtgctgggattacaggcgtgagccaccacgcccggcctgtttttacttatttttaacagACTCTCTTCTAAGTAATCCATgctaactgtatttttttaaaaagctaagatGACAATAagaatgagaatttttttaaaagttcaaacatATGGTTAAAAAACATTCTCACTGTTCATTCGCAAAGTCTAAACTCCTCAGGGCTATTCAAGGTTACTTTAATGAACTCAGTCAATTTCTGGCATAAGGATgggtgctgtggttcatgcctgtaacctagcactctgggaggcagaggcaggtggattgcctgaggtcaactgtttgagaccagtctggctaacatgccaaaccccatctttattacaaatacaaaaaattggccgggc
The Rhinopithecus roxellana isolate Shanxi Qingling chromosome 10, ASM756505v1, whole genome shotgun sequence DNA segment above includes these coding regions:
- the RESF1 gene encoding retroelement silencing factor 1 isoform X1; the protein is MNWNEKPKSATLPPLYPKSQPPFLHQSLINQIAATPQSSFSYPGSNQEACMYPSNSNPISQPLLNIHNYPQQISVSDVHNGTVVASHTSVERITYANVNGPKQLTHNLQMSSGVTQNIWLNSPMRNPVHSHIGATVSHQTDFGTNAPNMPALQSQLVTSDTYSMQMQMIPSNPTRLPVAYQGNQGLNQSFSEQQVDWTQQGISKGLTYPDYRPPPKLYRYSPQSFLQDSTIQKQNFMPRTSLQVKNSQLPNSVLTLPSKQTAAVPSQQYATQTDKRPPPPPYNCRYISQPLQSTQHVTKHLSMEVPQSREMLSSEIRSSFQQQWQNPNENVSTIGNFTNLKVNTTSKQPVNDPIRSSVDGVQTLAQTNEEKITDSCNPTSNQVLDTNVTKEKLVRDIKTLVEIKQKFSELARKIKINKDLLMAAGCIKMTNTSYSEPAQNSKLSLKQTAKIQSGPQVTPVTPENAERQPPTVVESIETNKTQCMMNSDIQEVNCRRFNQVDSVLPNPVYTEKRPMPDLSHDVKVLTSKTSTVEMTQAVLNTRLSSENVTKVEQNSPAVCETISVPKSMSTEEYKSKIQNENMLLLALLSQARKTQKTVLKEANQTIQDSKPDSCEMNPNTQMAGNQLNLKTMETPSTSNVSGKVLDNSFCSGQESSTKGMPAKSDSCSMEVLATCLSLWKKQPSETTKEKQCDKLRTNTTVVGISKPANIHVKSPCSVVGNSNSQNKISNPSQQTALSMVVHNYESSGINVTKGTELQIAVVSPLVLSEVKTLSVKGITPAALPETVYPVIKEGSVCSLQNQLAENAKAAAALKVDVSGPVASIATSTKIFPLTQKEKQNESTNCNSEVTPNVNQGKHNKLESAIHSPMNDQQTSQESRNSTAVSSDILQIDNICSLVEGDTSYNSQIAKIFSSLPLKIVEPQKPSVPNQQGNGSREPEKQLDNTPENKDFGFQKDKPVQCTDVSHKICDQSKLEPPLESSCNNLETNRGILEKSSVEHATEKSTANDTCSLAAIQEDIYPQEIDASGNYTPQDPARNEIHNGKAPVLYLHDQLSELLKEFPYGIEAVNTREGSVGQQTAYQTSEDQTADKTSSDSKDPADQIQITVLSSEQMKEIFPEQDDQPFVVEDLAEPQKEELITEVVTQTPAGGESPDSVVLDSEKDDIHCCALGWLSMIYEGVPQCQCNSIKNSTSEEEKQKEQCSLETNSCKQGERTSDRDVTVVQFKSLVNNPKTPPTPPHGKSHFPELQDNNRKDTSKTKHKSLPRTEQELTAGQFSSKCDKLDPLQNHKRKNLRFHEVTFHSSNKMTPSYEQASQETRQKKHITQNSRPLKAKTAFLPNKDLYKKHSSLGQSSSPEKIKLKFKSVSFKQKRKLDQGNVLDMEVKKKKHDKQEQKGSMGATFKLGDSLSNPNERAIVKEKIVSNAKSVDTKASSSKFSRILTPKEYLQRQKHKEAMSNKASKKICVKNVPCDSEHTRPSKLAVQVGSCGKSNEKHSSGVQTSKESLNGLTSHGKNLKIHHSQESKTYNILRNVKQENVGGKQPDKIWIDKTKLDKKLTNISNEAQFSQMPPQVKDQNKLYLNRVAFKCTERESICLTKLESSPRKLHKDKEKRQENKHKTFLPLRGNTEKSNMLEFKLCPDILLKNTNSVEERKDVKPHPRKEQAPVQVSGIKSTKEDWLKCVATRKRTQKDSQEKGKVIIFLNLDSTYLPIRYM
- the RESF1 gene encoding retroelement silencing factor 1 isoform X2, producing the protein MNWNEKPKSATLPPLYPKSQPPFLHQSLINQIAATPQSSFSYPGSNQEACMYPSNSNPISQPLLNIHNYPQQISVSDVHNGTVVASHTSVERITYANVNGPKQLTHNLQMSSGVTQNIWLNSPMRNPVHSHIGATVSHQTDFGTNAPNMPALQSQLVTSDTYSMQMQMIPSNPTRLPVAYQGNQGLNQSFSEQQVDWTQQGISKGLTYPDYRPPPKLYRYSPQSFLQDSTIQKQNFMPRTSLQVKNSQLPNSVLTLPSKQTAAVPSQQYATQTDKRPPPPPYNCRYISQPLQSTQHVTKHLSMEVPQSREMLSSEIRSSFQQQWQNPNENVSTIGNFTNLKVNTTSKQPVNDPIRSSVDGVQTLAQTNEEKITDSCNPTSNQVLDTNVTKEKLVRDIKTLVEIKQKFSELARKIKINKDLLMAAGCIKMTNTSYSEPAQNSKLSLKQTAKIQSGPQVTPVTPENAERQPPTVVESIETNKTQCMMNSDIQEVNCRRFNQVDSVLPNPVYTEKRPMPDLSHDVKVLTSKTSTVEMTQAVLNTRLSSENVTKVEQNSPAVCETISVPKSMSTEEYKSKIQNENMLLLALLSQARKTQKTVLKEANQTIQDSKPDSCEMNPNTQMAGNQLNLKTMETPSTSNVSGKVLDNSFCSGQESSTKGMPAKSDSCSMEVLATCLSLWKKQPSETTKEKQCDKLRTNTTVVGISKPANIHVKSPCSVVGNSNSQNKISNPSQQTALSMVVHNYESSGINVTKGTELQIAVVSPLVLSEVKTLSVKGITPAALPETVYPVIKEGSVCSLQNQLAENAKAAAALKVDVSGPVASIATSTKIFPLTQKEKQNESTNCNSEVTPNVNQGKHNKLESAIHSPMNDQQTSQESRNSTAVSSDILQIDNICSLVEGDTSYNSQIAKIFSSLPLKIVEPQKPSVPNQQGNGSREPEKQLDNTPENKDFGFQKDKPVQCTDVSHKICDQSKLEPPLESSCNNLETNRGILEKSSVEHATEKSTANDTCSLAAIQEDIYPQEIDASGNYTPQDPARNEIHNGKAPVLYLHDQLSELLKEFPYGIEAVNTREGSVGQQTAYQTSEDQTADKTSSDSKDPADQIQITVLSSEQMKEIFPEQDDQPFVVEDLAEPQKEELITEVVTQTPAGGESPDSVVLDSEKDDIHCCALGWLSMIYEGVPQCQCNSIKNSTSEEEKQKEQCSLETNSCKQGERTSDRDVTVVQFKSLVNNPKTPPTPPHGKSHFPELQDNNRKDTSKTKHKSLPRTEQELTAGQFSSKCDKLDPLQNHKRKNLRFHEVTFHSSNKMTPSYEQASQETRQKKHITQNSRPLKAKTAFLPNKDLYKKHSSLGQSSSPEKIKLKFKSVSFKQKRKLDQGNVLDMEVKKKKHDKQEQKGSMGATFKLGDSLSNPNERAIVKEKIVSNAKSVDTKASSSKFSRILTPKEYLQRQKHKEAMSNKASKKICVKNVPCDSEHTRPSKLAVQVGSCGKSNEKHSSGVQTSKESLNGLTSHGKNLKIHHSQESKTYNILRNVKQENVGGKQPDKIWIDKTKLDKKLTNISNEAQFSQMPPQVKDQNKLYLNRVAFKCTERESICLTKLESSPRKLHKDKEKRQENKHKTFLPLRGNTEKSNMLEFKLCPDILLKNTNSVEERKDVKPHPRKEQAPVQVLKEMISNI